From a single Parambassis ranga chromosome 2, fParRan2.1, whole genome shotgun sequence genomic region:
- the ptpn12 gene encoding tyrosine-protein phosphatase non-receptor type 12 isoform X3, which yields MDQAGILRKFIQGVKAMSEGDEVRGEDNFASDFMRLRRLSTKYRTEKIYPTNVGEREENVKKNRYKDILPFDHSRVKLTLKTTNQDTDYINANFIKGMDGLEAYIATQGPLPNTVNDFWRMNWEYNVAVIVMACREFEMGRKKCERYFPLLGEEPMSFGPFRISCESEQARTDYFIRTLMVQYENETRRITQFHYMNWPDHDVPSSFDSILDMIGLMREYQEHDDVPICVHCSAGCGRTGAICAIDYTWNLLKAGKIPEDFNIFRLIQEMRTQRHSAVQTKEQYELVHKAIAQLFEKQLQQLESPTNVQIHDGMDESSPDKASHQSDDERWDTPPPKPPRIRSSQVEGDVKEEILQPPEPHPVPPILTPSPPSAFPTVTNVRQDNDRYHPKPVIHVLATAQHNVTQNTDVDQQQNQSESSSNKQSSPSEQKDPDLLSRKQQTQVSNLDLNDNYNNKLSSALMKSESGQGQTQTPSSPLSPVVECSGVARIERKLSIEIKKVPLQEGLRSFDTSSMGVPGGLGTSSSNSTCMLHRGHAFKARSAQSLLTSSSSLSEDSGTEGGAGGCGESHSDGGVLTRPNHLPVKSGDKIEMQGGDAKAGHALWTQPSNSPEKLFPKTSSSSSSSDHVAPSSSSSSHLSSSSSSSSSTPVRTALSFTNPLHSDNSDEEGNGEIPGGKEVCRTNVSTATAMVTTSSHHGDQQPVRKVLPMSIAGQTTPLPSANTANPLEVRTSASAEWSGSHKDVSDCVKKMSPADPVSAGTTPTDSKADLGFGNRCIQPKGPREHPVEWT from the exons ATGGACCAAGCCGGCATCCTGAGAAAGTTTATCCAGGGGGTGAAGGCCATGAGCGAGGGGGACGAGGTGAGGGGAGAGGACAACTTCGCCAGCGACTTTATG cgaTTACGGCGGTTATCAACCAAGTACCGGACGGAGAAGATATACCCCACCAACgtaggagaaagagaggagaatgTCAAAAAGAACAGATATAAAGATATACTGCCAT tTGATCACAGTAGAGTAAAGCTGACATTAAAAACCACCAATCAGGACACAGATTATATCAATGCCAACTTTATCAAg GGTATGGATGGCCTTGAGGCCTATATTGCAACTCAGGGCCCACTGCCAAACACAGTCAATGACTTCTGGCGGATGAACTGGGAGTACAATGTAGCT gtcatTGTAATGGCTTGTCGAGAATTTGAGATGGGAAGG AAAAAGTGTGAGCGGTATTTCCCGCTGCTGGGAGAGGAGCCCATGAGTTTTGGCCCCTTCAGAATATCCTGT GAATCAGAGCAGGCCAGAACAGACTACTTTATCAGGACTTTAATGGTGCAGTATGAAAAT GAAACTCGGAGGATAACACAGTTCCATTATATGAACTGGCCTGATCATGACGTCCCTTCATCGTTCGACTCCATACTGGACATGATCGGACTAATGAGGGAATACCAAGAGCATGATGATGTCCCTATATGTGTGCACTGCAG TGCTGGCTGTGGGAGGACGGGTGCTATCTGCGCTATTGACTACACGTGGAACCTGCTGAAAGCTGGG AAAATTCCAGAAGATTTTAATATTTTCCGGTTGATTCAAGAGATGAGGACGCAGCGACACTCTGCTGTTCAAACTAAG GAGCAGTATGAGTTAGTACACAAAGCAATCGCTCAACTCTTTGAGAAACAACTGCAGCAACTGGAGAGTCCTACCAACGTGCAGATACACGATGGCAtg GATGAAAGCAGCCCAGACAAAGCAAGCCACCAATCAGATGATGAGCGATGGGATACGCCGCCTCCGAAACCTCCCCGCATACGCAG TTCCCAGGTTGAAGGTGATGTTAAGGAGGAGATCCTCCAGCCTCCAGAGCCTCATCCTGTACCTCCAATTCTGACCCCATCACCCCCCTCAGCCTTCCCCACTGTCACCAATGTACGGCAGGACAACGACCGCTACCATCCCAAACCTGTCATACATGTCCTGGCTACTGCACAGCACAATGTGACACAG AATACAGATGTGGACCAGCAACAGAATCAATCAGAAAGCAGTTCAAACAAACAGTCCAGTCCCTCTGAGCAAAAAGATCCAGATCTACTTAGCAGAAAACAGCAGACTCAGGTCTCCAATTTAGATCTCAATGATAACTACAACAACAAATTGTCTTCAGCACTGATGAAGTCGGAGTCGGGACAAGGCCAGACACAGACGCCCTCCTCACCTCTCTCCCCGGTTGTTGAATGTTCTGGGGTGGCACGCATTGAGAGGAAACTCAGCATTGAGATTAAAAAAGTGCCGTTGCAAGAAGGACTTCGTAGCTTTGACACCTCCTCCATGGGAGTACCTGGTGGACTTGGCACCAGTTCGAGTAACAGCACCTGCATGCTGCACAGAGGCCACGCCTTCAAAGCTCGTTCTGCTCAGTCGCTGCTGACATCCAGCTCCTCACTGTCGGAAGACTCGGgcacagagggaggagcaggtgggtGTGGGGAGAGTCATTCAGATGGAGGTGTCCTCACCAGACCCAACCACCTGCCTGTAAAGAGTGGAGACAAGATTGAGATGCAGGGAGGAGATGCGAAAGCTGGGCATGCTTTGTGGACTCAGCCCTCTAACAGCCCTGAAAAACTGTTCCCTAAgacctcatcctcttcctcctcctcagaccatGTCgctccttcatcttcatcctcttcccacctttcctcttcctcctcgtcgTCCTCCTCCACTCCTGTTAGGACTGCGCTGAGTTTCACCAACCCTCTACATTCAGATAACTCTGACGAGGAGGGGAATGGAGAGATTCCTGGTGGCAAGGAGGTTTGTCGTACAAATGTATCCACAGCGACTGCTATGGTGACTACATCCTCTCACCATGGAGACCAGCAGCCAGTCAGAAAGGTGTTGCCCATGTCAATCGCTGGACAGACCACGCCGTTACCCTCTGCAAACACAGCAA ACCCTTTGGAAGTGAGAACGTCGGCCTCAGCCGAGTGGAGTGGTTCACATAAAG atgtgtCGGACTGTGTTAAGAAGATGTCTCCAGCTGACCCTGTATCTGCTGGCACCACACCAACAGACAGCAAGGCAGACCTGG GGTTCGGTAACCGATGCATTCAGCCCAAAGGCCCTCGAGAACACCCTGTGGAGTGGACGTGA
- the ptpn12 gene encoding tyrosine-protein phosphatase non-receptor type 12 isoform X1, with protein sequence MDQAGILRKFIQGVKAMSEGDEVRGEDNFASDFMRLRRLSTKYRTEKIYPTNVGEREENVKKNRYKDILPFDHSRVKLTLKTTNQDTDYINANFIKGMDGLEAYIATQGPLPNTVNDFWRMNWEYNVAVIVMACREFEMGRKKCERYFPLLGEEPMSFGPFRISCESEQARTDYFIRTLMVQYENETRRITQFHYMNWPDHDVPSSFDSILDMIGLMREYQEHDDVPICVHCSAGCGRTGAICAIDYTWNLLKAGKIPEDFNIFRLIQEMRTQRHSAVQTKEQYELVHKAIAQLFEKQLQQLESPTNVQIHDGMDESSPDKASHQSDDERWDTPPPKPPRIRSSQVEGDVKEEILQPPEPHPVPPILTPSPPSAFPTVTNVRQDNDRYHPKPVIHVLATAQHNVTQNTDVDQQQNQSESSSNKQSSPSEQKDPDLLSRKQQTQVSNLDLNDNYNNKLSSALMKSESGQGQTQTPSSPLSPVVECSGVARIERKLSIEIKKVPLQEGLRSFDTSSMGVPGGLGTSSSNSTCMLHRGHAFKARSAQSLLTSSSSLSEDSGTEGGAGGCGESHSDGGVLTRPNHLPVKSGDKIEMQGGDAKAGHALWTQPSNSPEKLFPKTSSSSSSSDHVAPSSSSSSHLSSSSSSSSSTPVRTALSFTNPLHSDNSDEEGNGEIPGGKEVCRTNVSTATAMVTTSSHHGDQQPVRKVLPMSIAGQTTPLPSANTANCWDIDDSPPPLPERTPESFILATDPLEVRTSASAEWSGSHKDVSDCVKKMSPADPVSAGTTPTDSKADLGFGNRCIQPKGPREHPVEWT encoded by the exons ATGGACCAAGCCGGCATCCTGAGAAAGTTTATCCAGGGGGTGAAGGCCATGAGCGAGGGGGACGAGGTGAGGGGAGAGGACAACTTCGCCAGCGACTTTATG cgaTTACGGCGGTTATCAACCAAGTACCGGACGGAGAAGATATACCCCACCAACgtaggagaaagagaggagaatgTCAAAAAGAACAGATATAAAGATATACTGCCAT tTGATCACAGTAGAGTAAAGCTGACATTAAAAACCACCAATCAGGACACAGATTATATCAATGCCAACTTTATCAAg GGTATGGATGGCCTTGAGGCCTATATTGCAACTCAGGGCCCACTGCCAAACACAGTCAATGACTTCTGGCGGATGAACTGGGAGTACAATGTAGCT gtcatTGTAATGGCTTGTCGAGAATTTGAGATGGGAAGG AAAAAGTGTGAGCGGTATTTCCCGCTGCTGGGAGAGGAGCCCATGAGTTTTGGCCCCTTCAGAATATCCTGT GAATCAGAGCAGGCCAGAACAGACTACTTTATCAGGACTTTAATGGTGCAGTATGAAAAT GAAACTCGGAGGATAACACAGTTCCATTATATGAACTGGCCTGATCATGACGTCCCTTCATCGTTCGACTCCATACTGGACATGATCGGACTAATGAGGGAATACCAAGAGCATGATGATGTCCCTATATGTGTGCACTGCAG TGCTGGCTGTGGGAGGACGGGTGCTATCTGCGCTATTGACTACACGTGGAACCTGCTGAAAGCTGGG AAAATTCCAGAAGATTTTAATATTTTCCGGTTGATTCAAGAGATGAGGACGCAGCGACACTCTGCTGTTCAAACTAAG GAGCAGTATGAGTTAGTACACAAAGCAATCGCTCAACTCTTTGAGAAACAACTGCAGCAACTGGAGAGTCCTACCAACGTGCAGATACACGATGGCAtg GATGAAAGCAGCCCAGACAAAGCAAGCCACCAATCAGATGATGAGCGATGGGATACGCCGCCTCCGAAACCTCCCCGCATACGCAG TTCCCAGGTTGAAGGTGATGTTAAGGAGGAGATCCTCCAGCCTCCAGAGCCTCATCCTGTACCTCCAATTCTGACCCCATCACCCCCCTCAGCCTTCCCCACTGTCACCAATGTACGGCAGGACAACGACCGCTACCATCCCAAACCTGTCATACATGTCCTGGCTACTGCACAGCACAATGTGACACAG AATACAGATGTGGACCAGCAACAGAATCAATCAGAAAGCAGTTCAAACAAACAGTCCAGTCCCTCTGAGCAAAAAGATCCAGATCTACTTAGCAGAAAACAGCAGACTCAGGTCTCCAATTTAGATCTCAATGATAACTACAACAACAAATTGTCTTCAGCACTGATGAAGTCGGAGTCGGGACAAGGCCAGACACAGACGCCCTCCTCACCTCTCTCCCCGGTTGTTGAATGTTCTGGGGTGGCACGCATTGAGAGGAAACTCAGCATTGAGATTAAAAAAGTGCCGTTGCAAGAAGGACTTCGTAGCTTTGACACCTCCTCCATGGGAGTACCTGGTGGACTTGGCACCAGTTCGAGTAACAGCACCTGCATGCTGCACAGAGGCCACGCCTTCAAAGCTCGTTCTGCTCAGTCGCTGCTGACATCCAGCTCCTCACTGTCGGAAGACTCGGgcacagagggaggagcaggtgggtGTGGGGAGAGTCATTCAGATGGAGGTGTCCTCACCAGACCCAACCACCTGCCTGTAAAGAGTGGAGACAAGATTGAGATGCAGGGAGGAGATGCGAAAGCTGGGCATGCTTTGTGGACTCAGCCCTCTAACAGCCCTGAAAAACTGTTCCCTAAgacctcatcctcttcctcctcctcagaccatGTCgctccttcatcttcatcctcttcccacctttcctcttcctcctcgtcgTCCTCCTCCACTCCTGTTAGGACTGCGCTGAGTTTCACCAACCCTCTACATTCAGATAACTCTGACGAGGAGGGGAATGGAGAGATTCCTGGTGGCAAGGAGGTTTGTCGTACAAATGTATCCACAGCGACTGCTATGGTGACTACATCCTCTCACCATGGAGACCAGCAGCCAGTCAGAAAGGTGTTGCCCATGTCAATCGCTGGACAGACCACGCCGTTACCCTCTGCAAACACAGCAA ACTGCTGGGACATCGATGactcccctccccctctccccgaGAGAACCCCTGAGTCCTTCATACTGGCCACAG ACCCTTTGGAAGTGAGAACGTCGGCCTCAGCCGAGTGGAGTGGTTCACATAAAG atgtgtCGGACTGTGTTAAGAAGATGTCTCCAGCTGACCCTGTATCTGCTGGCACCACACCAACAGACAGCAAGGCAGACCTGG GGTTCGGTAACCGATGCATTCAGCCCAAAGGCCCTCGAGAACACCCTGTGGAGTGGACGTGA
- the LOC114429874 gene encoding uncharacterized protein LOC114429874, producing the protein MSATNNKEKFRKPRPILWTATSLIIMYMVWCIVVPILTTTGHLYSIQSPECLNNTEFESRRHYEQKIVCLWSSLNLALCIILLLKVWIKRFVHVCVFLIIVGVIMICTFDTIQKNEIQGMENLKKHYLALLTHNNTENMLMDKNCDIFTNMYHWQTKFKCCGLESYQDWNSVIPDSCLCEGEDNKSGCVGAGDTLVYEKPCFPIVVSLAEKQRSTFQMIVTVWVVIIGVPFAIFLFIGIILLICVILRMNSSHCRYVLKRWKDKICANKKVPVVFIRKNNNNQTAEEKVEEQHTIMYPHDACVDITQCPPSDNPVIMIPLSLLRRLQEELDPPPVQHKVQNEKCHCIFPPSPRIRPFYTVLVDDDSPLLPGNAVVVDAHKPTQECYWSEGHRAFEVREIVWPQVKMQDTTEPNNG; encoded by the exons ATGTCGGCTACTAACAACAAAGAAAAGTTCAGGAAACCCAGGCCTATATTATGGACAGCAACATCATTGATAATAATGTACATG GTCTGGTGTATTGTGGTGCCCATATTGACAACGACAGGACATCTTTACAGCATCCAAAGTCCTGAATGCTTGAACAATACTGAG TTTGAATCCAGGAGGCACTATGAGCAGAAAATTGTGTGCCTGTGGTCGTCACTGAATCTGGCACTTTGTATCATCTTACTGCTGAAAGTGTGGATAAAGAGATTTGTCCATGTATGTGTG TTCTTGATCATTGTTGGAGTCATTATGATTTGTACTTTTGACACCATCCAGAAAAATGAGATTCAG GGTATGGAAAATCTTAAGAAGCACTATTTGGCCCTgctaacacacaacaacacagaaaacatgctGATGGACAAAAACTGTGACATATTCACCAACATGTACCACTGGCAGACTAAG TTTAAGTGTTGTGGACTTGAAAGCTACCAAGACTGGAATTCTGTGATTCCAGACTCCTGCTTATGTGAAGGAGAGGACAACAAGTCTGGATGT GTTGGAGCTGGAGACACCCTTGTTTATGAGAAG CCTTGTTTTCCTATAGTTGTATCTCttgctgaaaaacaaagatcCACGTTTCAGATGATCGTGACTGTTTGG GTTGTCATCATTGGTGTCCCTTTTGCCATCTTTTTGTTCATAGGCATCATTCTTCTTATATGTGTTATTCTTCGTATG AACTCATCACATTGCCGCTATGTTCTCAAACGTTGGAAAGACAAAATCTGCGCAAACAAAAAGGTGCCAGTTGTGTTCATCAGAAAGAATAACAATAACCAAACAGCGGAGGAAAAGGTGGAAGAACAACATACCATCATGTACCCTCATGATGCCTGTGTAGACATAACACAGTGTCCACCTAGTGACAACCCAGTCATAATGATTCCTCTGtcactgctgaggagactgcaggaAGAGCTGGACCCGCCTCCAGTCCAACACAAGGTGCAGAATGAGAAATGTCATTGTATATTCCCACCATCTCCTCGAATTAGGCCCTTCTACACAGTCTTAGTGGATGATGATTCACCACTTCTACCTGGTAATGCTGTGGTGGTAGATGCTCACAAACCTACTCAAGAGTGTTACTGGAGTGAGGGACACCG
- the ptpn12 gene encoding tyrosine-protein phosphatase non-receptor type 12 isoform X2, protein MDQAGILRKFIQGVKAMSEGDEVRGEDNFASDFMRLRRLSTKYRTEKIYPTNVGEREENVKKNRYKDILPFDHSRVKLTLKTTNQDTDYINANFIKGMDGLEAYIATQGPLPNTVNDFWRMNWEYNVAVIVMACREFEMGRKKCERYFPLLGEEPMSFGPFRISCESEQARTDYFIRTLMVQYENETRRITQFHYMNWPDHDVPSSFDSILDMIGLMREYQEHDDVPICVHCSAGCGRTGAICAIDYTWNLLKAGKIPEDFNIFRLIQEMRTQRHSAVQTKEQYELVHKAIAQLFEKQLQQLESPTNVQIHDGMDESSPDKASHQSDDERWDTPPPKPPRIRSSQVEGDVKEEILQPPEPHPVPPILTPSPPSAFPTVTNVRQDNDRYHPKPVIHVLATAQHNVTQNTDVDQQQNQSESSSNKQSSPSEQKDPDLLSRKQQTQVSNLDLNDNYNNKLSSALMKSESGQGQTQTPSSPLSPVVECSGVARIERKLSIEIKKVPLQEGLRSFDTSSMGVPGGLGTSSSNSTCMLHRGHAFKARSAQSLLTSSSSLSEDSGTEGGAGGCGESHSDGGVLTRPNHLPVKSGDKIEMQGGDAKAGHALWTQPSNSPEKLFPKTSSSSSSSDHVAPSSSSSSHLSSSSSSSSSTPVRTALSFTNPLHSDNSDEEGNGEIPGGKEVCRTNVSTATAMVTTSSHHGDQQPVRKVLPMSIAGQTTPLPSANTANCWDIDDSPPPLPERTPESFILATDPLEVRTSASAEWSGSHKDVSDCVKKMSPADPVSAGTTPTDSKADLGGVR, encoded by the exons ATGGACCAAGCCGGCATCCTGAGAAAGTTTATCCAGGGGGTGAAGGCCATGAGCGAGGGGGACGAGGTGAGGGGAGAGGACAACTTCGCCAGCGACTTTATG cgaTTACGGCGGTTATCAACCAAGTACCGGACGGAGAAGATATACCCCACCAACgtaggagaaagagaggagaatgTCAAAAAGAACAGATATAAAGATATACTGCCAT tTGATCACAGTAGAGTAAAGCTGACATTAAAAACCACCAATCAGGACACAGATTATATCAATGCCAACTTTATCAAg GGTATGGATGGCCTTGAGGCCTATATTGCAACTCAGGGCCCACTGCCAAACACAGTCAATGACTTCTGGCGGATGAACTGGGAGTACAATGTAGCT gtcatTGTAATGGCTTGTCGAGAATTTGAGATGGGAAGG AAAAAGTGTGAGCGGTATTTCCCGCTGCTGGGAGAGGAGCCCATGAGTTTTGGCCCCTTCAGAATATCCTGT GAATCAGAGCAGGCCAGAACAGACTACTTTATCAGGACTTTAATGGTGCAGTATGAAAAT GAAACTCGGAGGATAACACAGTTCCATTATATGAACTGGCCTGATCATGACGTCCCTTCATCGTTCGACTCCATACTGGACATGATCGGACTAATGAGGGAATACCAAGAGCATGATGATGTCCCTATATGTGTGCACTGCAG TGCTGGCTGTGGGAGGACGGGTGCTATCTGCGCTATTGACTACACGTGGAACCTGCTGAAAGCTGGG AAAATTCCAGAAGATTTTAATATTTTCCGGTTGATTCAAGAGATGAGGACGCAGCGACACTCTGCTGTTCAAACTAAG GAGCAGTATGAGTTAGTACACAAAGCAATCGCTCAACTCTTTGAGAAACAACTGCAGCAACTGGAGAGTCCTACCAACGTGCAGATACACGATGGCAtg GATGAAAGCAGCCCAGACAAAGCAAGCCACCAATCAGATGATGAGCGATGGGATACGCCGCCTCCGAAACCTCCCCGCATACGCAG TTCCCAGGTTGAAGGTGATGTTAAGGAGGAGATCCTCCAGCCTCCAGAGCCTCATCCTGTACCTCCAATTCTGACCCCATCACCCCCCTCAGCCTTCCCCACTGTCACCAATGTACGGCAGGACAACGACCGCTACCATCCCAAACCTGTCATACATGTCCTGGCTACTGCACAGCACAATGTGACACAG AATACAGATGTGGACCAGCAACAGAATCAATCAGAAAGCAGTTCAAACAAACAGTCCAGTCCCTCTGAGCAAAAAGATCCAGATCTACTTAGCAGAAAACAGCAGACTCAGGTCTCCAATTTAGATCTCAATGATAACTACAACAACAAATTGTCTTCAGCACTGATGAAGTCGGAGTCGGGACAAGGCCAGACACAGACGCCCTCCTCACCTCTCTCCCCGGTTGTTGAATGTTCTGGGGTGGCACGCATTGAGAGGAAACTCAGCATTGAGATTAAAAAAGTGCCGTTGCAAGAAGGACTTCGTAGCTTTGACACCTCCTCCATGGGAGTACCTGGTGGACTTGGCACCAGTTCGAGTAACAGCACCTGCATGCTGCACAGAGGCCACGCCTTCAAAGCTCGTTCTGCTCAGTCGCTGCTGACATCCAGCTCCTCACTGTCGGAAGACTCGGgcacagagggaggagcaggtgggtGTGGGGAGAGTCATTCAGATGGAGGTGTCCTCACCAGACCCAACCACCTGCCTGTAAAGAGTGGAGACAAGATTGAGATGCAGGGAGGAGATGCGAAAGCTGGGCATGCTTTGTGGACTCAGCCCTCTAACAGCCCTGAAAAACTGTTCCCTAAgacctcatcctcttcctcctcctcagaccatGTCgctccttcatcttcatcctcttcccacctttcctcttcctcctcgtcgTCCTCCTCCACTCCTGTTAGGACTGCGCTGAGTTTCACCAACCCTCTACATTCAGATAACTCTGACGAGGAGGGGAATGGAGAGATTCCTGGTGGCAAGGAGGTTTGTCGTACAAATGTATCCACAGCGACTGCTATGGTGACTACATCCTCTCACCATGGAGACCAGCAGCCAGTCAGAAAGGTGTTGCCCATGTCAATCGCTGGACAGACCACGCCGTTACCCTCTGCAAACACAGCAA ACTGCTGGGACATCGATGactcccctccccctctccccgaGAGAACCCCTGAGTCCTTCATACTGGCCACAG ACCCTTTGGAAGTGAGAACGTCGGCCTCAGCCGAGTGGAGTGGTTCACATAAAG atgtgtCGGACTGTGTTAAGAAGATGTCTCCAGCTGACCCTGTATCTGCTGGCACCACACCAACAGACAGCAAGGCAGACCTGGGTGG GGTTCGGTAA